The genomic interval CCAGCCAGATGGTGTGGGTCGGCCGCCGCGCGAACTCCGGCGCCGCCGCGGCGGGCACCAGGGTGCGGAAGGCGCAGAGGCCGGAGTACTCCGGCGGCGCGGGCTCGGTGACCGCGCCGCGCACGACCGAGTGCATCCCGTCGGCGCCGATCACGACATCGGCCTCCACCAGGCTGCCGTCGGCGAAGCGGAGCACCACCCCGTCCCCGGCCGTCTCGTCGACCGACGTGCACCGGGCGCCCAGCCGGATCCACGCGTCCGGCACGGCGGACCTGAGGGTGTCGAGCAGATCGGACCGGTGCAGAACGTAGGTCCGCTCGCCGTAGAGCCGCTCGCAGACGCCGGTGAGCTTCTCCACCGAGAGCACTGAACCGTCCGCCCAGCGCCGGAACTCCCAGGCCCGCTCCAGCGCCACGGCCCGGCGCAGGAACGGCTCCATCACGTCCAGGCGCCGCAGCAGCCGTACGGCATTGGGGGCCGCCACCAGACCGGCGCCGACCTCGGCGAGCACGGCCGCCTGCTCGTGGACCGTGGCCGTCAGTCCCGCGCGCCGCAGGAACCCGGCGGCGGCCAGACCACCGATGCCACCGCCGACGACGGCGATCCGCGGACCGTGGGGGAGGGCCGGCATCCGTCCACACTATGCGGCACCCGGCGCGTCCGCAGCGTGGTGAACAAGGGGCCAACTTCCTGTGTGCGAAGAGGGTTCGCCGCTGACAGGGTTCATGTGTATCGGGTAATCTTCAAGTAAAGCAACGGTCAAATGGACTGGGAGGCAATGGTGTTCGATCTGCGGACCGAGGCCGAGATGAGGCTGTACTCGGACAAGGTGGCGAGAGAGCTCGCCGAGCGAAAGGGGCGCGAGGGGAACGGTGAGAAGGTCGGCGAGGAGCAGGCGGTCACTGCCGCGAACGTCGCCACCGAAGGGGAGCGGGGCGCCTGAGCCGCTCGGAGGGTGTCGGCCATCCGGGCATCCTCCTGTGCTTCTCCTCACTCCGACCCTCACAATTTTACTAGGACGTCCTACTATTTTCTCAGCTCGCGTTCTTCGACGTGTCCTGGGAAGGCTCCGCCATGAGCGATCTGCATCGCCCCGTCCACCCCGTCCGCCTGGTCACCGCCTCGGCGCTGTTCGACGGGCACGACGCCTCGATCAACATCATGCGGCGGATCTTCCAGTCGCAGGGCGCCGAAGTCATCCACCTCGGACACAACCGGTCCGTGCGGGAGGTCGTGGACGCGGCGCTGGAGGAGGACGCGCACGGCGTGGCGGTCTCGTCCTACCAGGGCGGACATGTGGAGTACTTCGAGTACCTGATGGCCTCGCTGCGGAAGCAGGGCGCGGAGCACATCCGGGTGGTGGGCGGCGGTGGCGGAGTGATCGTGCCGGAGGAGATCGCCCGGCTCCGGGAGAGCGGGGTGACGATCTTCTCCCCCGAGGACGGCCAGCGACTGGGTCTCGCGGGAATGGTCAACACCGTCGTCAAGGACTGCGACTTCGACCTCTGGGACGGCAGGCCCGCCGACCTCACCGCGGTGCTGGCCGGCGACCGGTTCGCGATCGCCCGCGCCCTCACCGGTGCCGAACTCGGCAAGCTGCCCGAGGAGTTCCGGCACGAGCTGCGGACCGCGGCGGCCGCCCGCACTGTGCCGGTGCTCGGTATCACCGGCACCGGCGGCTCCGGGAAGTCCTCCCTGACCGACGAGTTGGTGCGACGGTTCCGCGTCGACCAGCGGGACGCCCTGCGCATCGCCGTGATCGCCGTCGACCCGACGCGTCGGCGAGGTGGTGGAGCCCTGCTCGGCGACCGGATCCGGATGAACTCCCTCGACGGCGACCGGGTGTTCTTCCGCAGCCTCGCCACCCGGGGCAGCCGCGAGCTGCCCGAGCACCTCTCCGACGTGATCGACGTCGTGAAGGCCGCCGGCTTCGACCTGGTGATCGTTGAGACGCCGGGCATCGGCCAGGGCGACGCGGCGATCGTGCCGTTCGTCGACGCCTCCCTGTACGTGATGACTCCGGAGTTCGGCGCGGCCTCGCAGCTGGAGAAGATCGACATGCTCGACTTCGCCGACGTCGTGGCGATCAACAAGTTCGAGCGGCGCGGCGCCAAGGACGCCCTGCGGGACGTCGGCCGCCAACTGGTCCGCAATCGCGAGGCGTTCGGCAAGCGGCCCGAGGACATGCCCGTGTACGGCACCTCCGCGGCCACCTTCAACGACGACGGCGTCACCGCGCTCTATCAGTACCTGAAAAGCACTCTGGTGGAGAAGGACCTGCCGCTGTCGGAGGGGTCCCTGGACCCGGTGGACGTACGGCATTCCTCCGGCATCCGCCAGGTGGTCCCCGCCGACCGGGTGCGCTACCTCGCCGAGATCACCGATGCCGTCCGCGGCTACCACGCCGAGACCCTTCAACTGGCCGAGCAGGCACGGCGAGTTCAGCGGCTGGAGCTCGTCGAGGGCGAACTCGCCGACGCCGGCCTGGATTCCGAGGACGTACGGTCCCTGCTGACCGAGGCGCGTCGGCAGCTGCCGTACGAGATCACTGAACAGATCACGAACTGGCCCTCGGTGGTCGCCTCCTACTCCGGCGACGAGCAGGTCGTGAAGGTCCGGGACCGGGAGATCCGCACCAAGCTGACCCGCGAGTCCCTGTCGGGCAACAAGATCCCCCGCGTCGCCCTGCCCCGCTTCACCGACCACGGTGAACTGGTCCGGTTCTGGCGGGCGGAGAACCTGCCCGGCCACTTCCCCTTCACCGCCGGGGTGTTCCCCTTCAAGCGCGACGGTGAGGACCCGGCCCGGATGTTCGCCGGCGAGGGCGACCCCTTCCGCACCAACCGCCGCTTCAAGCTCCTCTCCGAGGGCCAGCCGGCGACCCGCCTGTCCACCGCCTTCGACTCGGTGACGTTGTACGGCCGCGACCCCGACGAACGCCCCGACATCTACGGCAAGGTCGGCACCTCCGGCGTCTCGGTGGCCACCCTGGAGGACATGAAGGCGCTCTACGACGGCTTCGACCTGGTGGCGCCCACGACCTCGGTGTCGATGACGATCAACGGACCCGCGCCGGCCGTCCTGGCGTTCTTCCTCAACACCGCGATCGACCAGCAGATTGAGCGGTTCCGGTCGCAGGAGGGCCGCGACCCCTCGCCCGAGGAGGCGGCCGAACTGCGCGCACACGCGCTGGCGAACGTACGCGGCACCGTCCAGGCGGACATCCTCAAGGAGGACCAGGGCCAGAACACCTGCCTGTTCTCCACCGAGTTCAGCCTGCGGATGATGGCCGACATCCAGGAGTGGTTCATCGCGCAGAAGGTCCGCAACTTCTACTCGGTGTCCATCTCCGGCTACCACATCGCCGAAGCAGGCGCGAACCCCATCAGCCAGCTCGCCTTCACCCTGGCCAACGGCTTCACCTACGTCGAGGCCTACCTCGCCCGAGGCATGCGCGTCGACGACTTCGCCCCCAACCTGTCGTTCTTCTTCTCCAACGGCATGGACCCCGAGTACTCGGTCCTCGGCCGGGTCGCCCGCCGGATCTGGGCGGTGGCGATGAAGGAGAAGTACGGCGCCGGCGAACGCAGCCAGAAGCTGAAGTACCACGTCCAGACCTCCGGACGCTCCCTGCACGCGCAGGAGATGGACTTCAACGACATCCGCACCACGCTCCAGGCGCTCATCGCCATCTACGACAACTGCAACAGCCTGCACACCAATGCCTACGACGAGGCCGTGACCACCCCCACCGAGGAGTCCGTCCGCCGGGCCCTGGCCATCCAGCTCATCATCAACCGGGAGTGGGGTCTCGCGATGAACGAGAACCCGCTCCAGGGGTCGTTCATCATCGACGAACTCACCGACCTGGTCGAGGAAGCCGTGCTCCAGGAGTTCGAGCGGATCAGCGAACGCGGTGGCGTGCTCGGCGCGATGGAGACCGGCTACCAGCGCGGCCGTATCCAGGACGAGTCGATGCTCTACGAGCAGCGCAAGCACGACGGCTCGCTGCCCCTGATCGGCGTCAACACCTTCCGCAACCCCCACGCCGACACCGCCGAGCCCGGTGTCGTCGAACTCGCCCGCGCCACCGAAGAGGAGAAGCAGTCCCAGCTGGAGCGGGTACGGGACTTCCACGCCCGCCACCACGACGAGGCCCGGACCGCCCTGGCCGCCCTCAAGGACGCGGCGGTACGCGGCGAGAACGTGTTCGCGGTGCTCATGGACGCCACCCGGGTCTGCTCCCTCCAGCAGATCACGGAGGCCTTCTTCGAGGTCGGCGGCCAGTACCGGCGCAACGTCTGACCGCTCTCGGCAGGACGGTCGTCATGACGCCGGGAGGTCACGCCTCCCGCTCATGGCGACTGTTTCATGGCCCGGCAGCCCGGCAGCCCGGCAGCCCGGCAGCCCGGCAGCCCGGCAGCCCGGCAGCCCGGCAGCCCGATCGACCGTCTCTGCCGGGCCCCGGGCACGTCGACGCCTTGCTGGTTCCGCCGCCCACCGGCGAGGAGGACGAGCGCCGCTACGCCGCCGTCAGGACACCGCCGCCCGTCACGGTCCACGGGACACCGAGGGCGGCGCCGACGGTGCCGGGCAGGAGGTCGCCCAGCCGTGGCCCTCCGGCCGCGACCACCGTGTCGATCCCCTGGAGCCGACCGCGCATCCCGTCGGGAACGGCCGTCTGCAGCACCGTCCAGCGGAAGACCCCCAGTGCGAGGAGCGCCCCGCCGGCCAGGAGCAGCCACGCCACCGCGGCGGGCAGTGAGCGTGCCGTCCCGAACCTCGCGACCGCCAGGCCCCACATCCCGGCCGACACCGCCACCGCGACACCGTGGCGGCGGAGGCCCACCCAGGCCGACGAGCCGGCGTACTCGCAGATCTGCAACGGGACGACGACCGCGGTCAGTTGAGCCCCGAGGGTGGTCAGGATCCCCGCCCAGTCGTTTGCCTCGCGCCATGCGGCGATGCTGCGGGCTCCCCCAGGGGCAAGGTCAACCGACGTGGGCGAGCACCTGGCCGGCCAGTTCCCGCGAGGTGGACTCGCCGTCGAGGAACACCGTGTCACCGGGCAGGGTGTCCACCGCGGCCGTGCACGCCTCGATGCGGGCCTTGCACCACGCTCGGACGCGTTCCTCCCGGGCCGGGTCGTCGGGGAAGAAGGTCCGTGCGTCGATCCGCCGCGCCAGGACCTCCGGCGGGACCTTGAGGAAGAAGTGGTGGACGACGACGTCCGCGTCCTTCAGGGCGCCGAAGATCTCGTCCAGGTAGCGCGGGTCGACCAATGTCATGGGGACCAGAAGCGGACGCCGGTACTCCCGGACCAGGCCGACGGCCAGGCCGGCGACCTGCCGCCGCCACAGCGGCAGATCCTGGAAGTCACCGGTCGGGACGTCCACGATCTCCCGTAGCACATAACCGACCATCTCCGGGTCGAGGACCAGCGCCTCGGGCCACCGCCCGCGGAGTTCCTCCACGAGCGTGGTCTTGCCGCTGCCGAAAGCCCCGTTGACCCACACGATCACAGCAGTTTCCCCCGGCTTCTTGTGAACACCTCGCCCCTCAGATCATGCAGGACCACTCGCCGGCGCGGGCGCCCGCCCCGCGAGCCGACCCGCATCAGCCCCGCGGCGGCGCGGTGCTGTCCCTCACCACCAGGCGCGTCGGGACGAGATCGGTTCCGGGCTGTCCGCCCCCACCCGCGCGGATCTGCTGCAGCACCTTCTGGACACAGCGGTGCCCCACCTCCGCGAAGTCCTGGTGGACGGTGGTGAGCGGCGGCACGAAGAACGCCGCGTCGGGGATGTCGTCGAAGCCGACCACGCTGACGTCGTACGGCACGGACAGCCCCCGCTCGTGGAACGCGCGCAGCAGCCCCAGCGCCATCTGGTCGTTGGCGGCGAACACGGCCGTGCAGTCCGG from Streptomyces sp. CC0208 carries:
- a CDS encoding FAD-dependent monooxygenase encodes the protein MPALPHGPRIAVVGGGIGGLAAAGFLRRAGLTATVHEQAAVLAEVGAGLVAAPNAVRLLRRLDVMEPFLRRAVALERAWEFRRWADGSVLSVEKLTGVCERLYGERTYVLHRSDLLDTLRSAVPDAWIRLGARCTSVDETAGDGVVLRFADGSLVEADVVIGADGMHSVVRGAVTEPAPPEYSGLCAFRTLVPAAAAPEFARRPTHTIWLGPGRHFVHYPIAGGEAVNVVAVAPAGDHTRESWSATASPEDFGAEFADWDPRVRALIAAGGTPGRWALLDRAPLRRWSRGGVTLLGDAAHPMFPFFAQGAAQAVEDAAVLARCLADSPDDLRHALKRYESARLARTTRLQRLSHARRDVNHLPDGPEQRARDAALADSDPLVGNGWIYGFDAEKALARGSADSRSSNLHS
- the icmF gene encoding fused isobutyryl-CoA mutase/GTPase IcmF, with the protein product MSDLHRPVHPVRLVTASALFDGHDASINIMRRIFQSQGAEVIHLGHNRSVREVVDAALEEDAHGVAVSSYQGGHVEYFEYLMASLRKQGAEHIRVVGGGGGVIVPEEIARLRESGVTIFSPEDGQRLGLAGMVNTVVKDCDFDLWDGRPADLTAVLAGDRFAIARALTGAELGKLPEEFRHELRTAAAARTVPVLGITGTGGSGKSSLTDELVRRFRVDQRDALRIAVIAVDPTRRRGGGALLGDRIRMNSLDGDRVFFRSLATRGSRELPEHLSDVIDVVKAAGFDLVIVETPGIGQGDAAIVPFVDASLYVMTPEFGAASQLEKIDMLDFADVVAINKFERRGAKDALRDVGRQLVRNREAFGKRPEDMPVYGTSAATFNDDGVTALYQYLKSTLVEKDLPLSEGSLDPVDVRHSSGIRQVVPADRVRYLAEITDAVRGYHAETLQLAEQARRVQRLELVEGELADAGLDSEDVRSLLTEARRQLPYEITEQITNWPSVVASYSGDEQVVKVRDREIRTKLTRESLSGNKIPRVALPRFTDHGELVRFWRAENLPGHFPFTAGVFPFKRDGEDPARMFAGEGDPFRTNRRFKLLSEGQPATRLSTAFDSVTLYGRDPDERPDIYGKVGTSGVSVATLEDMKALYDGFDLVAPTTSVSMTINGPAPAVLAFFLNTAIDQQIERFRSQEGRDPSPEEAAELRAHALANVRGTVQADILKEDQGQNTCLFSTEFSLRMMADIQEWFIAQKVRNFYSVSISGYHIAEAGANPISQLAFTLANGFTYVEAYLARGMRVDDFAPNLSFFFSNGMDPEYSVLGRVARRIWAVAMKEKYGAGERSQKLKYHVQTSGRSLHAQEMDFNDIRTTLQALIAIYDNCNSLHTNAYDEAVTTPTEESVRRALAIQLIINREWGLAMNENPLQGSFIIDELTDLVEEAVLQEFERISERGGVLGAMETGYQRGRIQDESMLYEQRKHDGSLPLIGVNTFRNPHADTAEPGVVELARATEEEKQSQLERVRDFHARHHDEARTALAALKDAAVRGENVFAVLMDATRVCSLQQITEAFFEVGGQYRRNV
- a CDS encoding AAA family ATPase, which encodes MIVWVNGAFGSGKTTLVEELRGRWPEALVLDPEMVGYVLREIVDVPTGDFQDLPLWRRQVAGLAVGLVREYRRPLLVPMTLVDPRYLDEIFGALKDADVVVHHFFLKVPPEVLARRIDARTFFPDDPAREERVRAWCKARIEACTAAVDTLPGDTVFLDGESTSRELAGQVLAHVG